Proteins encoded together in one Rossellomorea sp. y25 window:
- a CDS encoding DMT family transporter — translation MKTWQYASIVFLGGCCYGILSTFVKLAYSAGFSVTEVTGGQYLFGALLTWVLVLFTKKKRIPFNQAFKLLLSGIPFGLTGVFYYQALQTLNASLAIIFLFQFVWIGTLFEWIFYKEKPTKGKIISIGILIIGSILAAGAFAKSEVVLSLQGTAWGLLSALTFTTFITLSSSVGKDSPPVLKSAFLSTGGLIVVFLLFPPTFLVDLPTLTGVAQYGLLLGFFGVALPPLLFSIGMPHVGPGLGTILTASELPVAVTMSALILAEVVSFSQWVGVVIILCGIVLGNLKLKGRMKSIS, via the coding sequence ATGAAAACGTGGCAATATGCATCGATTGTATTTTTGGGTGGATGCTGTTATGGGATATTATCAACATTTGTCAAACTTGCTTATTCAGCAGGTTTTTCAGTAACAGAGGTAACAGGTGGCCAATATTTATTTGGAGCTTTGCTTACCTGGGTGCTGGTTCTGTTTACAAAAAAGAAAAGAATACCTTTCAATCAAGCTTTCAAACTATTATTATCTGGAATTCCATTTGGACTGACAGGTGTGTTCTATTATCAGGCGCTGCAGACACTGAATGCTTCGCTTGCAATCATTTTTCTATTTCAGTTTGTTTGGATCGGAACGCTATTCGAGTGGATCTTCTATAAAGAAAAACCAACTAAAGGTAAAATCATCTCAATTGGTATACTAATAATCGGCTCCATTTTAGCTGCAGGTGCATTTGCAAAGAGTGAAGTTGTTCTATCCTTGCAAGGAACTGCCTGGGGGTTACTTTCGGCTTTGACGTTTACCACTTTTATAACACTCAGCAGTTCTGTCGGAAAAGATTCTCCACCCGTCTTGAAAAGTGCTTTCCTTTCAACAGGTGGTTTAATTGTCGTATTTTTACTATTTCCACCCACGTTTTTAGTTGATTTACCTACTTTGACGGGGGTCGCACAGTATGGTTTATTGCTCGGCTTCTTTGGCGTTGCTTTACCACCTCTTTTATTTTCAATCGGCATGCCCCATGTTGGACCAGGACTTGGCACAATCTTAACTGCTTCTGAACTCCCAGTGGCTGTAACCATGTCCGCTCTAATATTAGCTGAAGTAGTCAGTTTTTCACAATGGGTAGGAGTCGTGATCATTTTATGTGGAATTGTGCTCGGTAATTTAAAACTGAAAGGTAGAATGAAATCCATCTCATAA
- a CDS encoding SRPBCC family protein translates to MSIPFEVKRNFQVSKEVAYRSLLDLDSAKDWMQGLVKIERMDEGPLREGSQWRETRRMFGKEASEHFEVVELKEPDKIVLRCDGTKGTTGKGEFVFTYLLASSGDQTEVTLLGEIRGLTGLSKLFGKLMAGVFKKACAKDLDSLREYLEKNKVASS, encoded by the coding sequence TTGAGTATCCCTTTCGAAGTAAAAAGAAACTTTCAGGTTTCAAAAGAAGTAGCATATAGAAGTCTATTAGATCTTGATTCTGCCAAAGACTGGATGCAAGGGTTGGTGAAAATCGAGCGGATGGATGAAGGGCCGCTCCGTGAAGGCAGTCAGTGGAGGGAAACGAGGAGGATGTTCGGCAAAGAGGCTTCGGAACACTTTGAGGTAGTGGAGCTTAAAGAGCCTGATAAGATTGTGCTGCGATGCGACGGTACGAAGGGGACGACAGGTAAAGGAGAATTTGTATTTACCTATCTGCTTGCTTCATCAGGTGATCAAACTGAAGTGACCTTACTTGGAGAAATCAGAGGACTGACCGGCCTGTCAAAATTGTTCGGTAAGCTAATGGCAGGCGTCTTTAAGAAGGCTTGCGCAAAGGATTTGGATTCATTGAGAGAGTATTTGGAGAAAAATAAAGTGGCAAGCTCCTGA